The DNA segment CTGCGCGAGCGCGACCCCGTGAACTTCGAGGAGTTCATCCTCCGCTACATGGGCGAGGGCTTCGCGAAGAACTTCATGCTGCCCTACAACCAGAAGCTCTGGACCGTGCACCCGCGCGAGATGTCCGCCGCGTGGGTCGGCCGGTTCGTGCCGCGCCCCACCCTCAAGGAGGTCGTGGACGGGGCGCTCGGCGCGGGCAGTGATCAGCTGGGCTACAACGCGTCGTTCCTCTACCCGCGCGAGGGAGGCATCGAGAGCCTGGCGCGCGCGATGAAGCAGCACCTGACGGGCGGCGAGCTGAGCGTGCGCACCGAGCCCGTCTCCATCGACTGGAAGGCGAAGCAGGTCGCGCTGTCGGACGGCCGCACCGTGCCGTACTCGGGGCTGGTGTCCTCCATCGCGCTGCCCCTGCTGGTGGACCTCATCGGGAAGGGCGCCTCCGGCGTGCCGGACGAGGTGCGGGCCGCGGCGAAGCGCCTGCGCGCCTTCATCGTCACGTACGTGTGCGTGGGGGCCCGGGGCGCGAACCGCCAGCCGTGGCACTGGATCTACCTGCCGGAGCCGGAGTTCCACTCGTACCGCATCGGGGCGCCGTCGGCGGTGTACGCGCCCCTGGCCCCTGCCGACACGGCCAGCTTCTCCGTGGAGTTCAGCCACCACGGCGAGCTGTCCGTGGCGGACGCGGAGAAGTACGCGGTGGAGGACCTGGTGCGCTCGCGGATGATCCATTCAGCGGACGACATCCTCTTCGCCCGGGGGCGCGAGATTCCCAACGCGTACGTCCTCTACGACGACGCCTACGGCCCCGCGATGGCGGAGGTGAACCGTTTCCTGGAGCACGCGGGCATCCTCACGGCGGGGCGCTACGGGAAGTGGGAGTACTCCTCCATGGAGGACGCCATCCTGGGCGGGCGGGCCTGCGCCCGGACGCTGAACGGCTGACGCAGGGAGTCGTCTCCTGTCGACGGTGGTCCGGGGCCGTGCTAGGCCCCGAGGCCTTCCCTTCGCATCTCCGGACCCATGGCCCTGCACCTCTCCGTCGTCATCCCCGTCTACAACGAGGAGTCCATCATCGCCCAGGCAGCCGAAGAGCTGCGCCAGGGGCTGGATGCTCGCGGGCTCGACTACGAAATCATCTTCGCGGAGAACGGCTCGCGCGACGCGACGCCCCGGCTCCTGGAAGAGCTCTGCTCCAAGAACCCGCGCCTGCGCTGGTTCCACTCGGAGACGCCCAACTACGGCGTGGCGCTCAAGGCCGGCATCCTCAAGGCCCGGGGCACCTACGTGGTCTGCGATGAAATCGACCTGTGCGACCTGACCTTCTATGACGCGGCGCTGCCCCGGCTGGAGCGCGGCGAGGCGGACATGGTCGTGGGCTCCAAGGCGGCCAAGGGCGCGAGCGACCAGCGTCCCCTCATCCGCCGCGCGGCCACGCGGGTGCACAACAAGCTCCTGCGCGTGGCGCTGGGCTTCCAGGGCACGGACACGCACGGCCTGAAGGCGTTCCGCCGGGAAGCGCTCCTGCCCGTCATCCAGAAGTGCGTGGTGGACATGGACGTGTTCGCCAGCGAGTTCGTCATCCGCGCGTGGCGTGAGGGGCTCAATGTCATGGAGATCCCCATCCAGCTCCATGAGAAGCGCCAGCCGTCCATCCACCTGTTCAAGCGCGTGCCCAACGTGCTCAAGAACGTGGGCAAGCTGTTCTACGTCATCCGCGTCCGCGGGACCTGAGCGGAGGTTGGCCCCATGACGGCAGCGCGACTGGCGTCCATCTCCGTCGACCTGGATTCGCTGCCGCACTACTGCCGGATCCACGGGCTGCCGGAGTCGCTGCTGGACGAGCGCGCGCGGACGCTGATCCACCGCGTGGCGGTGCCGCGCTTCCTGGAGCTGTTCGCGGCGGTGGGCGTGCCCGGGACGTTCTTCGTCATCGGCGAGGACCTGGAGGCGGACCCCGGCGCGGCGGACGGCATGCGGCGCGCCCACGCGGCGGGCGTGGAGGTGGCCAGCCACAGCCACGCTCATGACTACGCGCTCACCCGGCGGGGACCGGACGCCATCGCGCAGGACCTGGCGCGCGCGGACGCGGCCATCCTGGACGCCGTGGGCGTGCGGCCCTCCGGCTTCCGGGCCCCGGGCTACACGCTGAACGCGGACCTGTACGCGGCCACCGTGGCACAGGGGTACCGGTATGGTTCCTCCGCGTTTCCGGCGGCGCCGTACTACGCGGCGAAGGCGGCGGTGATGGGGGCGCTCGCGGCGCTGGGGCGGCCATCGCGCTCCGTGCTGGACACCCCGCGCGTGCTGCTGGCGCCGCGCGTGCCGTACCGGCCGGACCCCGCGCAGCCGTACCGTCGCGGTTCCGGCCCGGTGCTGGAGCTGCCCATGACGGTGACGCCGGTGGTGCGCTTCCCGTTCATCGGCACGTTCGCGACGACGCTGCCTCGCGGCACGATGCGCGCCGCGTACCGCACGTGCCGGGCGGATGCCTTCTTCAACTTCGAACTGCACGGTGTCGACGTGCTGGACGCCACGGACGGCATCCCGCCGGAGCTGGTGCGCCAGCAGCGCGACCTGCGCGTGAGCGCCGCGAAGAAGGTGGAGCGGCTGCGCGACATCTTCCAGTGGCTCAAGGACGACTTCGACGTCGTCACCCTGCGCGACGCGGCGGGGCGGCTGGCCGCGTCGCTCTGATCAGCGCGCGGCCTTCAGCGCCTTCCAGTCCGCCTCCGCTTGATCCGCGTAGGCCTGCGCGAAGGCGACCAGCCGCTTCGTGGCCTCCTTCGTGTCGCCGCCCACCCAGTCCTCCAGGCGCGCGGCCTGCGCCTGCGTGTGGCCGTGGGCCCGGGCCAGCACGACGCCCGCCTGCTCGAAGGTGGAGCGCAGGGCCTTCTTCTTCCCGAGCACGGCGTCGTCCAGCTTGTCCTTCTCCGGCTCCACCTCGCGCACGAGGAAGGCCCGGCCGCCCATGTTCACCGCGCCCGTGAGCGGGTTCACCGCGCCGCCCAGCTCCTGCTGCGCCTTCACCACGTCCGCGCCGTTCGCGGGCACCGGCGGCGACGTGACGCCGGAGGCGAGCAGCTCCTTCAGCTCCAGCAGCACGGGCGGCGCCTTCGGATCCGCCGCGCCCACGAGCACGTAGTCGCGCTCCAGGCCGTAGCTGCTGCCCCCCGCGTCCAGCCGCGCGGCCAGGTCCAGCACCTTCAGGGGCACGGCCACGCCCTCCGTGCCGTCCAGCGTCTTCTCGTACGACGCCAGCGCCGTGCGCACCGCCGACTTGCGCTCCGCGTCCAGCGGCTTGAGCGTGTCCGACTTGAGGAAGTGGGGCCCCTTCGCGCCGTCGAGCTTCACGTACCTGGACAGCAGGTCCTTCGTGGACGTGTCGCGCGCCTTTCCGATGAGGTCCTTCACCGCGCCGGAGGACTCCTTCTTGTCCAGGAAGGCCCCGGGGTTCGCGTCACCGCCCGCCAGCAGCTCCAGCGTCTCGAAGTAGTTCTTCGCGAGCGCCTCCACCGCCCGGGTCTGCTCGCTGGAGGACAGCCCTGCCTCGCGCGCGGTGAGGACGGCGCTGGTGGCCAGGCGCGTGAGGTCCGCCTCCGGCGACGCCGTGCCCGTCTGGTCGAAGTCGTTGAGCCCCCACACCGCCTTGCCCTCCGGGCCCCGGAACGTGCCCAGGTTGCCCACGTGCGCGTCGCCCACCACCCGGATGTCCGGCGCGGGCCGGTCCGTCAGCCGTGCTTCCCGGGCGTACGGGCCCCGCAGGTCCGCCTGGAACAGGGCGGGCATGGCGCGGAACAGGGCGGACGGGCTCTCGCGCATCTGCGCCAGCTTCTCCTTCAGGCGCGCGGGCGGCAGCTCCAGGCGCGCGTTGAAGTCCCGCACGAAGGCCACCGCCCCGGCGGGCTCGCGCTCCAGGCCGGGCGCCCGGGCCCGCTGGGGCACCGCCGTGTTCACCGCCAGGGTGTTGCCCGTCCGTGACGGGGTGGCCTGGGGCTGGAAGTCGCTGACGTTGGACGGCAGCCGGCCCGCGGACACCCCGGAGGCGAGCGTCAGCACCGTGGCGGCGACGGTGGAGCCGGGGGCGGACGTCCGGGAGGGGGGCGAGGGCTTGGGCGGGATGCGCATGGGGGACCTTCCGGCGGATTATCGTCAGAAGGGGGGCGCGGGTTGTCCAGCGCACTCCCGGTGTGCATGCCGGGGTGCTAAGGAGCCAGCCCATGCTGGAGCGTTTCAGCGACAAGGTGAAGAAGGGCCTGCGCGGCTGGACAGAGCGCATGGCCGGCGAGCAGCAATCCGACCACCTCCAGGCCCTGGCCCGGACGGAGAACGAGTACGGGGTGGATCCGTTCGGGTTCAACCTGGACTACAGCCTGGCCGCCATCGCCCCGTTCATGTGGCTCTACCGCCACTACTTCCGGGTGGAGGCCTACGGCGCGGACCGCATCCCCGCGGGGAGGGTGCTGCTGGTGTCCAACCACTCCGGCCAGCTGCCCCTGGACGGCGCGATGATTGGCATTGCCCTGATGGTGGAGGGCAACCCGCCGCGCGCCATCCGCAGCATGGTGGAGAAGTGGGTGCCGTCCCTGCCGTACGTCTCCACGTTCATGGCGCGCGTGGGCCAGATTGTCGGCACGCCGGAGAACTGCCGGCGGCTGCTGGAGGCGGAGGAGGCCATCCTCGTGTTCCCGGAAGGCACGCGCGGGCTCAACAAGCTGTGGCCCCAGCGCTACCAGCTCCAGGAGTTCGGCCTGGGCTTCATGCGACTGGCGCTGGAGACGAACACGCCCATCGTGCCCATCGCCGTGGTGGGCGCGGAGGAGCAGGCCCCCGCGCTGATGAACCTGAAGCCGGTGGCGAAGCTGCTGGGCTTCCCGTCCTTCCCCATCACCCCCACGGGCACGCCCTTCCCGCTGCCCACGAAGTACCGCATCTATTTCGGCGACGCGCTCCACTTCACCGGCCGCGCGGACGACGAGGACAGCGAACTGGACAAGAAGGTGCGCACCGTGAAGGCCTCCATCCAGGCGATGCTCCACCAGGGTCTCAAGGAACGCCGGGGCGTGTTCTGGTGAGCGCGACGAACGAGGAGAAGGAGTCCGGCGCGGTGGACAAGCGCCCGGCCGTCGTCGTCACCGGCATCAGCGGCAACCTGGGCCGCACGCTGGCGAAGCAGCTGCACAAGCGCGAGCGCATCATCGGCATCGACCGGCGCCCCTTCGTGGGCAAGCCGAAGGACGTCGAGATGCACCAGCTGGACCTGCGCAAGAAGAAGGCGGAGGACGTCTTCCGCAAGAACGAAATCCGCGCCGTCATCCACATGGGCATCATGCATGACCCGCGCATGAGCGAGGAGGAGCACCACTCGTTCAACGTCGTGGGGACCACGCGCCTGTTGGAGTACTGCGCGAAGTACGGCGTGAAGAAGGTGGTGGTGCTGTCCTCGGCCAACGTCTACGGCCCCAGCCCGGACAACTCCAACTTCCTCACGGAGGATGCGCCGCTGATGGCCGCGAGCCGCTTCTCCGGCGTGCGCGACCTCATCGAAGTGGACATGCTGGCGCACAGCTTCTTCTGGAAGCACCCCGACATCGAGACGGTCATCCTGCGGCCCGTCCACATCGTCGGGCCCACCATCAAGAACGCGCCGTCCCACTACCTGCGCCTGCGCTACCCGTGGACCATGGCGGGCTTCGACCCGATGGTGCAGCTCATCCACGTGGAGGACGTGGCCCGCGCCATGATGGAGGCCCTGCGGCCGGAGCCCAAGGGCGTCTACAACGTCGTCGGCCCCGGCCAGGTGCCCCTGTCCGCGGTGCTGCGCGAACTGGGCAGCACCCCCATCCCCGTGCCGCACCCGGTGGCCCGGCCGCTCTTGGGCCTGATGTTCCGCTACCGGCTGGCCAACTTCCCGCCGCCGGAGCTGGACCACATCCAGTTCCTCTGCGCCGTGGACGGCAACCGGTGGGTCCAGGACGTGGGCTGGAAGGCCCAGCACTCCATGCGCGACACCATCCGCTCCGTCATCGGCGAGTAGCGCGAGGGTCGCGGCTTTTCGTGGGACCCGCCGTCAGTTCCCTGACAGACATGTCAGGGGGGACGTGGCGGCATGGCAGGGAGGGCCTGACAGCACTGTCAGGCATGGGACGGTGACGACGGGGAGTGAGGCCCGATAAGTGCCTGATTTCCCGTGGGAACCCGGGGTGGGGCAGGGGGGCGCGGGGGTTGGCACCGGCATTGCTCTAGAGACCAGGCAACACGGCGGGGTCGCAGCGGGCCGGAAGTACCGCGCGACATCGTCACCCTGGTAGGGGGTTCCATTGGGGAACCCTCGACGCCCATCGTCTCGGCCGGCCCCGAGACGGTGGGCGATTTTTTTGCGGGGTACGGGGCGGCTACTCCAGCTCGCCCGCGAAGGGGCCCGACTGCTGCTTCTCCAGCAGCCAGACGCCGTCCCGGAAGACGAACTCCGAGGTGACGGAGTCGGTCTGCTCGCTGACGGAGGGCAGGCGCATCCACTGGATGCGGCTGTGGACGGTGGCGCGGCGGCCGTCTTCGGCGAGCTTCACGTCCTCGATTTCAAAGTCGGTGACGGTGAGGTCGCGCTCGTCGTGGAGGGCGCGGCGCTGACGTTCGAAGTCCTGGCGCTCCTCGGGGACGAGGAAGCCGGCGAGGGCGCGGTAGTTCCTCCAGCGCAGGTTCTTGTGGAAGCCCTCCACGACGGGGCGGAGCTCTTCCAGGTCCGACTTGGGTGGCGTGTGGGCACAGGCCCCACCGAGGACCAGGGCAACCATCAGGGCAGGCAGGCGTTTCATGCGCGCGACGCTACCAGCCGCTGGGCGGAACGGACGAGGGCAGTGGTATGGTCCGCGCTCCCCCGCTAAGCGCACCGGAGTCGCGACTCAACATGGCCAAGTCGATGGTGGAGCGTTACGAGCAGCTCCTCCGGCAGGACCCGACCTCTTCCGTCTTCGTGGAGCTGGCGAAGGCGCTGCTGGAGAAGGGAGACGCGGCGCGCACCATCGAGGTGTGTACGCAGGGCATCTCCCACCACCCCACGTCCACCGTGGGGCGGGTGCTGTGGGGCAAGGCCCTCATCCAGCTGGGGCGGCCCGCGGAGGCGATGGAGCAGTTCGACCAGGCCATCGCCATCGAGCGGGACAACCCGTACGCCTACAACCTCATTGGCGACGTGCTGTTGCAGCGCGGGCTGTACCGCTCCGCGCTGCCCATTCTGCGCAAGGCCGTGGCGCTGCAGCCCAACAACGGGCGCGTGAAGCAGTGGCTGGACCAGGCCCAGCAGGCGCTGTCCGGCGGGCCCGCGCCCATCTTCGAGGACCTGGGCATCCTGGCGACCCCGGCGGCGCCCGCGGAGGAAGAGGCGCCGGAGGCACCCGGAGCGGAGGCGCACGCGTCCGCGTTCGAGGCGCGTGCCGCCGCGGCGGCGGGGCTGGAGCCGCGCCGTGCGGCCCGGACGGAGACGCCGGCGGGCGGCATGGATGCGCAGGCCGCGGCCAGGGTCGGATCCGTCGAGGCGCACGGTGGGCCGACCGCGCCCTTGGGGACGCCGGTGCCGGAGGACGCGCGGGGCGATGGCTCCGTGGAGGCCGGTGGTTCGTCCGCGGCGGGTGAGCAGCGCGGTGGCGTGTCGGATCCGGGGCAGGCGGCGTCGGGCGTCGGAACGGATCCGGGCAACGGCTCCGGAGCGGGGCGCGGTCGTGGGGCAAGTGGTGGCCCGTCGGATCCGGGCAACGGCTCCGGAGCGGAGCCTGGTCGTTCGGCCAGTGGTGGTCCGTCGGATCCGGGGCAGGAGCCGGGTTCGGGGCGGGGGCGCGCGGCGGGTCAGGACGCTTCGGACGCGGGGCAGGAGCCCGGTTCGGCACGCGGTGACGCTTCGGTCGCGGGCCCGGATGGCGCTCCGGAGCAGGGCCGCGACGCGACGGCCGGTGCGCCTTCGGATCCGGCTCAGGGGGCCAGCGCGGGTGCGGGGGCGGCCTCCGGCCGTGGGCGCAAGTCCGGGATGCTGGCGGACCTGCCTGACGCCCCTCCGGCGGACGAACCCGCTTCGCAGGGCGGGGGACTGCTCGGAGACCTTCCTCCTCCGGAGGTGGCGCGGGCTCGCGCGGCGGTGCCGGTGACGCCGGCTCCGGTGGCGTCGGGGGCGGGCGGCAAGCGCTCGCTGCTGGACGACATCCCGGATGCGACGGAGCTGGCGGCGGCCGCGGCGCGCAACAAGGCGGCGGCCAACGCCAAGGACACGGAGGCGCTCGCGGCGAAGTACGAGCGCGAGATGCACGAGAAGATCGCCAAGGAGCGGGCGAAGCAGTCCCTCATCGAGCGATACGGCGCGAAGACCGTGGCCCTCTTCGTGGCCCTCATCTTCCTGGGCGCGAGCGCCGGCTTCTTCATCCTCTACCGCTCCCGTCAGGGCGGCCAGACGCTGTCGGAGACGCTGGAGCTCGCGAAGCGCGCCATCGCGCAGGACACGGGGGCGTCGCTGGACGAGGCGCTCCGGCAGCTCGACCGCGCGCGCGACATGGACGAGGCGAGCCCGGCAGCCTGGGCGCTCGCGGGCTACGCGCACGCGCTGCGCTACCTGGACCACGGCGCCAACGCCGACGACCGCCGGCTGGCGCTGGAGGCGCTGGAGAAGCCGGGCGTGAAGGAGGGCTTCAACGGCCTGGTGCTCGCCACCAACGCGCTCGTCGCCGACGACCGGGGCCGCGAACCCGCGCACCGCGCGCTGCTCGCCTCGCAGGACGACGTGACGGAGGTGCACGCGCTCGCGGGCAGCCTGCTCATCGCCGCCAAGGACGAGAAGAAGGCCCTGGACCGCTTCGACCGCGCGCTCAAGGCGTCGCCGGGCAACGTGCGCGCGCTGGTGGCGCTGGGCGACTACTACCTCGCCTCCGAGGACTTCCCGCAGGCGCTGGAGATGTTCAAGCGCGCCCGCGAGGTCTCCAAGGAGCACCCGGCCGCCCGCATCGGGATGGCCGAGAGCCGGCTCGCGCTGGAGCAGGACCTGGACGCGGCGCTGGCGGACGTGGCGCCGCTCGCGCAGGACCCGAAGCTGCCCCCCGCGCTCCAGCCCCGTCAGCACCTGGTGCACGGCGAGCTGCTGTCCGCGCTGGGCAAGTACGAGGAAGCGCGCGCGATGCTCTCCAAGGGCACGCAGGGGCCGCTGGCCATGGACTTCCAGCTGGCGCTCGGGGCCGCGGGCCGCGCGGCGGGCAAGCTGGAGGCCGCGCAGCAGGCCTACGAGGCCGCGCTGAAGCTGCAGCCCAAGAGCGAGGCCGCGAAGGAGGGCCTGGGGCGCACGCTGCTGGACCGCGACCGCGAGAAGGAAGCGCTGCAGCGGCTGGAGGCGGACGGCGGCCGCAAGGTGTCGCTGGTGCGCGGTGCCGCCTACGCGCGGCTGGGCGACTGGAAGCGCGCCCGCGTGGAGCTGGGCAAGACGCGCGTGAACGACCGCTATCCGCCGGAGGCCGTCGCGTGGCTCGCGCTGGCGGACGCGAACGAGGGCAACGGCGCCCAGGCCCGCGACGTGCTGGAGAAGGCGCTGGCCAAGAAGCCCCGCACGGACCTGCGCGTGGCGCTGGGACAGGTGTACTGGCGTGAGCGCGCGCTCGACAAGGCGCAGGCGCAATTCGACGAGGCGCTGAAGGACCCGCGCGACTACGAGGGCGCGTGCTCGCTGGGGCGGCTGCTCCTGTCGCGCGGCCTGCCGGACATGGCGCTCAAGCCGCTGACGCAGGCGGTGGAGCGCAACGGCGCGCACGGAGAGGCGCGCGACGCCCTGGGCCGCACGCTGCTGGCGCTGGGCCGGACTCCGGAGGCGCTGAAGCAGTTCGAGGCGTGGCAGCTGGACAACCCGGGCAACGCGGACGCGCACAAGGGCTTCGCGCTGGCGCTGTACCAGTCCGGCCGCCGCAAGGAGGCGGAAGGGGCGTCCGGCCGCGCGGTGAAGCTGGCACCGGACGACGCGGAAGGGCAGCGGCTGCGCGCGGCGCTCCTGTTCGCCAACGGCGACGCGAGGGGCGGCTTCGCGGCGCTGGAGCGCGCCAACAAGCTGGACTCCAAGGACCCGGACACCTTCTGCGAAATCGCCCAGGCGTTCCTGCGCCAGGGGCAGGTGGAGAGCGCGGACGCCGCCTTCGCGGCGGCGCGGCGCGAAGGGCCGGACGCGACGTGCGGCCGCGTGGGCGAGCTGTACACGCAACTGCCGGGCGGCGGACGCGGCGCGGCGCGCACGCTGCAGGACCTGGCCGACAAGGCGCCCACCGTCTGGGACAAGGCTTTCGCCAAGGTGACGCTGGCGCGCGTGCTGCTGGGCGCCGGGGCCGTGAAGGAGGCCCGCGCGGCGGCGGACGAGGCCGTGAAGCTGGCCCCCTACAACGGGCGCGCGTACCTGGCCCTGGGACTGGTGGCCTTCAAGCAGCGGCAGGAGGCCCCCGCTCGCGAGGCGCTGGCCAAGGCCGTGGAGCTGGAGCCCACGGACGGCCTGGCGCACCTGGCGCTGGCGGACGTGCTGGTGCGCGAGTCCTCGGAGCTGCCCCGGGCGGTGGAGGCCTACGAGGTCTTCCTGAAGCTCGCCGGGGGGGCGCCGGAGGCAAACCGGGTGAAGAAGGCCCTTCCGCTCCTCAAGCGCCGGGCGTCGCGCTAGCGTGGTGGACGTGAGCGAGCAGCGGCCCCCGTCCTCCCCCCTGCTGAAGGTCATGTGGGGCAACGCCTTCCTGCTGTCGGTGCTCTACCTGCTGACGGGCATCGTCGTGGAGTCCATCCGGCGGCGGTACCACGCGCCCTTCTTCGAGCGGCTCTCCATGGCGCTCGACTCGCTGCCGGCGCGGGCGCTGGAGCTGGTGCACGCGATGGAGCCGCTGCGCGCGGCGTACTTCACCGGCCGCATCAGCGACCTGGGCGTGCGCGTCGTCTTCGGCATCGTCACCGTGGCGGTCATCTTCCTGCTCGCCCTGGTGGTGGGCGCCATCATGGCCGTGCTGCGGTGGGCGCTCCTGCGCGCCAGCCGCGGTGGGAACAGCCCTCCGCCGGGTCACGGCTAGCGGCGCGACTTCGCCTTGCGGATGCGAGGGGCCACGGGCGCCGCCTGCGGCTCGTGGCCCGCCGCGCGCGCCATCAGGCAGATGTCCACCACCTTGGGGCCGAAGCGCTCCCAGCGGCTTTCCCCGGTGCCCTTCACCGCGAGGAAGGACTCGCGGTCCACCGGCAGCGCGGCGGCCAGCCCCAGCAGCGTCGCGTCGTTGAAGATGATGAAGGGCGCGATGCCCAGGTCCCTGGCCAGGTCCTTGCGCCAGCGGCGCAGCTCCGTGGACGCAAGCTCGCTGTACACCATCACCGGCGCCCCGGACGCGGCCGGCGCGGAGCGCGAGGCGGAACCGGAGGGCTTGGGCATCATGCTGCCCGCGCACCGGTCGCACGTGCCGCACACCGCCGCCGCGTCCGCCTGCCCGAAGTAGCGCAGGATGAACGCGCGCCGGCACGTCGGCGTGTACGCGTAGTCCGCCATCCGCTTGAGCATCAGCCGGTTGAGCCGCTCCTGCTCGCGCACCCGGGAGAGGTCCACCGTCAGCTCGCGGAACGGCACGCGCTCCAGCGCGCGGATGGAGCGCCCCGCGAACGGCCTGCGCACCCGCACCACCCCCGACTTCTCCAGGAGGCCCAGCGCGTGCCGGACGTCGTCCTCCGTCAGCCCGGTGCGCCGCGCGAGGATGGGCAGCTCCGTGGTGGCCTGCCGCCCCACGGGGAAGGTTTCCAGGAGCGAGCGGAGCAGTCGCTGCGACTCCGCCGCGTGCGGCTGGGCGCTGGCGGCCTTGTCCGTCAACGTGATGCCGTACTCGCCCTCACCCCGGCCGCCACGCTCCAGCTTGCCCTCGCGCTCGAAAATCTTGAGGGCGGCGGAGACCTCGAACTCGCTGGCGCCCACCATGCCCGCGAGGGCGTGCACGCCCCGGTCGAACTCCTCCACGGCCTGCAGCTGCGCCCACACGTCCGACAGCACGGCTTCGGACGGGTGGCTGCTCTCGATGAGGCGCTCCTGCGTGTACACGTCCGCGTGGTTGAACAGGAGCACCGCCGTGGCGGGGTTGCCGTCGCGGCCCGCGCGGCCAATCTCCTGGTAGTACGCCTCCACCGCCCGGGGGATGTTGGCGTGCGCGACGAAGCGGATGTCCGGCTTGTCGATGCCCATGCCGAAGGCGTTGGTGGCCACCGCCACCGCCTCCT comes from the Corallococcus caeni genome and includes:
- a CDS encoding DUF2252 family protein, with the protein product MRIPPKPSPPSRTSAPGSTVAATVLTLASGVSAGRLPSNVSDFQPQATPSRTGNTLAVNTAVPQRARAPGLEREPAGAVAFVRDFNARLELPPARLKEKLAQMRESPSALFRAMPALFQADLRGPYAREARLTDRPAPDIRVVGDAHVGNLGTFRGPEGKAVWGLNDFDQTGTASPEADLTRLATSAVLTAREAGLSSSEQTRAVEALAKNYFETLELLAGGDANPGAFLDKKESSGAVKDLIGKARDTSTKDLLSRYVKLDGAKGPHFLKSDTLKPLDAERKSAVRTALASYEKTLDGTEGVAVPLKVLDLAARLDAGGSSYGLERDYVLVGAADPKAPPVLLELKELLASGVTSPPVPANGADVVKAQQELGGAVNPLTGAVNMGGRAFLVREVEPEKDKLDDAVLGKKKALRSTFEQAGVVLARAHGHTQAQAARLEDWVGGDTKEATKRLVAFAQAYADQAEADWKALKAAR
- a CDS encoding glycosyltransferase family 2 protein yields the protein MALHLSVVIPVYNEESIIAQAAEELRQGLDARGLDYEIIFAENGSRDATPRLLEELCSKNPRLRWFHSETPNYGVALKAGILKARGTYVVCDEIDLCDLTFYDAALPRLERGEADMVVGSKAAKGASDQRPLIRRAATRVHNKLLRVALGFQGTDTHGLKAFRREALLPVIQKCVVDMDVFASEFVIRAWREGLNVMEIPIQLHEKRQPSIHLFKRVPNVLKNVGKLFYVIRVRGT
- a CDS encoding tetratricopeptide repeat protein, with amino-acid sequence MAKSMVERYEQLLRQDPTSSVFVELAKALLEKGDAARTIEVCTQGISHHPTSTVGRVLWGKALIQLGRPAEAMEQFDQAIAIERDNPYAYNLIGDVLLQRGLYRSALPILRKAVALQPNNGRVKQWLDQAQQALSGGPAPIFEDLGILATPAAPAEEEAPEAPGAEAHASAFEARAAAAAGLEPRRAARTETPAGGMDAQAAARVGSVEAHGGPTAPLGTPVPEDARGDGSVEAGGSSAAGEQRGGVSDPGQAASGVGTDPGNGSGAGRGRGASGGPSDPGNGSGAEPGRSASGGPSDPGQEPGSGRGRAAGQDASDAGQEPGSARGDASVAGPDGAPEQGRDATAGAPSDPAQGASAGAGAASGRGRKSGMLADLPDAPPADEPASQGGGLLGDLPPPEVARARAAVPVTPAPVASGAGGKRSLLDDIPDATELAAAAARNKAAANAKDTEALAAKYEREMHEKIAKERAKQSLIERYGAKTVALFVALIFLGASAGFFILYRSRQGGQTLSETLELAKRAIAQDTGASLDEALRQLDRARDMDEASPAAWALAGYAHALRYLDHGANADDRRLALEALEKPGVKEGFNGLVLATNALVADDRGREPAHRALLASQDDVTEVHALAGSLLIAAKDEKKALDRFDRALKASPGNVRALVALGDYYLASEDFPQALEMFKRAREVSKEHPAARIGMAESRLALEQDLDAALADVAPLAQDPKLPPALQPRQHLVHGELLSALGKYEEARAMLSKGTQGPLAMDFQLALGAAGRAAGKLEAAQQAYEAALKLQPKSEAAKEGLGRTLLDRDREKEALQRLEADGGRKVSLVRGAAYARLGDWKRARVELGKTRVNDRYPPEAVAWLALADANEGNGAQARDVLEKALAKKPRTDLRVALGQVYWRERALDKAQAQFDEALKDPRDYEGACSLGRLLLSRGLPDMALKPLTQAVERNGAHGEARDALGRTLLALGRTPEALKQFEAWQLDNPGNADAHKGFALALYQSGRRKEAEGASGRAVKLAPDDAEGQRLRAALLFANGDARGGFAALERANKLDSKDPDTFCEIAQAFLRQGQVESADAAFAAARREGPDATCGRVGELYTQLPGGGRGAARTLQDLADKAPTVWDKAFAKVTLARVLLGAGAVKEARAAADEAVKLAPYNGRAYLALGLVAFKQRQEAPAREALAKAVELEPTDGLAHLALADVLVRESSELPRAVEAYEVFLKLAGGAPEANRVKKALPLLKRRASR
- a CDS encoding polysaccharide deacetylase family protein; translation: MTAARLASISVDLDSLPHYCRIHGLPESLLDERARTLIHRVAVPRFLELFAAVGVPGTFFVIGEDLEADPGAADGMRRAHAAGVEVASHSHAHDYALTRRGPDAIAQDLARADAAILDAVGVRPSGFRAPGYTLNADLYAATVAQGYRYGSSAFPAAPYYAAKAAVMGALAALGRPSRSVLDTPRVLLAPRVPYRPDPAQPYRRGSGPVLELPMTVTPVVRFPFIGTFATTLPRGTMRAAYRTCRADAFFNFELHGVDVLDATDGIPPELVRQQRDLRVSAAKKVERLRDIFQWLKDDFDVVTLRDAAGRLAASL
- a CDS encoding lysophospholipid acyltransferase family protein, producing the protein MLERFSDKVKKGLRGWTERMAGEQQSDHLQALARTENEYGVDPFGFNLDYSLAAIAPFMWLYRHYFRVEAYGADRIPAGRVLLVSNHSGQLPLDGAMIGIALMVEGNPPRAIRSMVEKWVPSLPYVSTFMARVGQIVGTPENCRRLLEAEEAILVFPEGTRGLNKLWPQRYQLQEFGLGFMRLALETNTPIVPIAVVGAEEQAPALMNLKPVAKLLGFPSFPITPTGTPFPLPTKYRIYFGDALHFTGRADDEDSELDKKVRTVKASIQAMLHQGLKERRGVFW
- a CDS encoding NAD-dependent epimerase/dehydratase family protein — its product is MSATNEEKESGAVDKRPAVVVTGISGNLGRTLAKQLHKRERIIGIDRRPFVGKPKDVEMHQLDLRKKKAEDVFRKNEIRAVIHMGIMHDPRMSEEEHHSFNVVGTTRLLEYCAKYGVKKVVVLSSANVYGPSPDNSNFLTEDAPLMAASRFSGVRDLIEVDMLAHSFFWKHPDIETVILRPVHIVGPTIKNAPSHYLRLRYPWTMAGFDPMVQLIHVEDVARAMMEALRPEPKGVYNVVGPGQVPLSAVLRELGSTPIPVPHPVARPLLGLMFRYRLANFPPPELDHIQFLCAVDGNRWVQDVGWKAQHSMRDTIRSVIGE
- a CDS encoding protoporphyrinogen/coproporphyrinogen oxidase, with the protein product MDPIVILGAGLAGLSTAHFLKRPWRLIEKSDRVGGLIKTEVIDGCYFDPTGHWLHLRDPEIQELVNTLWLPDQLVRIQRRAAVFSRDTFTRFPYQVNTHGLPPEVVAENLVGYVEAIYGEKGRALRERDPVNFEEFILRYMGEGFAKNFMLPYNQKLWTVHPREMSAAWVGRFVPRPTLKEVVDGALGAGSDQLGYNASFLYPREGGIESLARAMKQHLTGGELSVRTEPVSIDWKAKQVALSDGRTVPYSGLVSSIALPLLVDLIGKGASGVPDEVRAAAKRLRAFIVTYVCVGARGANRQPWHWIYLPEPEFHSYRIGAPSAVYAPLAPADTASFSVEFSHHGELSVADAEKYAVEDLVRSRMIHSADDILFARGREIPNAYVLYDDAYGPAMAEVNRFLEHAGILTAGRYGKWEYSSMEDAILGGRACARTLNG